The Miscanthus floridulus cultivar M001 chromosome 7, ASM1932011v1, whole genome shotgun sequence genome includes a region encoding these proteins:
- the LOC136464942 gene encoding E3 ubiquitin-protein ligase EL5-like → MSLSSNTNSLPYSTDKGGYSTHDTLVLLGIGFCATAVSVLIIVICECLCCRRRRRGAGGTVVYVAAARPFFLHGTTEGDGGLSPSAVSTLPSFVFRRDLSDGGSSGRRGEGSGNGSRSGRGWAQCAVCLSLVQEGEVVRRLPACMHLFHVCCIDMWLHSHSTCPLCRATVLPIKEIPTRDDQPPV, encoded by the coding sequence ATGTCGCTGTCGTCGAACACCAACTCGCTGCCCTACTCGACGGACAAGGGCGGCTACAGCACGCACGACACGCTTGTGCTCCTCGGCATCGGCTTCTGCGCCACCGCCGTCTCcgtcctcatcatcgtcatctgcGAGTGCctgtgctgccgccgccgccgccgcggcgcgggGGGAACCGTCGTGTACGTGGCGGCGGCCCGGCCGTTCTTCCTGCACGGCACCACCGAAGGAGACGGTGGGCTGAGCCCCTCCGCGGTGTCCACGCTGCCGTCGTTCGTGTTCCGTAGGGACCTGTCGGATGGCGGCAGCTCCGGCCGCCGTGGCGAGGGCAGCGGCAACGGCAGCCGCAGCGGGCGCGGGTGGGCGCAGTGTGCGGTGTGCCTGAGCCTTGTGCAGGAAGGTGAGGTGGTTAGGCGGCTGCCGGCGTGCATGCACCTGTTCCATGTCTGCTGCATCGACATGTGGCTGCACTCTCACTCCACGTGTCCTCTCTGTAGGGCCACGGTTTTGCCTATTAAGGAGATCCCTACAAGAGACGATCAGCCTCCGGTGTAA